The following proteins are encoded in a genomic region of Streptomyces sp. NBC_01723:
- a CDS encoding carboxymuconolactone decarboxylase family protein, whose protein sequence is MTTNENTTATAPEPFAAEHAPRLEWAKHAPEVWKAMLRLDKAATQGLDPKLGELVKIRASQLNHCAFCLDMHTKDALAAGESVERIVQLAAWDESRHFYTEKELAAIELTEAVTVLTGGASQTKSGGGFVPDAVYEKAAAHFDEPELAQLIAAITVINAWNRFGVTCRLTPGHYTPGQYA, encoded by the coding sequence ATGACGACGAACGAGAACACCACCGCCACCGCCCCCGAGCCCTTCGCCGCCGAGCACGCACCCCGGCTGGAGTGGGCCAAGCACGCACCCGAGGTCTGGAAGGCGATGCTCCGCCTGGACAAGGCCGCCACGCAGGGGCTCGACCCGAAGCTGGGGGAGCTGGTGAAGATCCGCGCCTCCCAGCTGAACCACTGCGCCTTCTGCCTGGACATGCACACCAAGGACGCGCTGGCGGCCGGGGAGAGCGTGGAGCGGATCGTGCAGCTCGCCGCCTGGGACGAGTCGCGGCACTTCTACACGGAGAAGGAGCTGGCGGCGATCGAGCTCACCGAGGCGGTGACGGTGCTGACTGGGGGCGCCTCCCAGACGAAGTCTGGGGGAGGCTTCGTGCCGGACGCGGTGTACGAGAAGGCCGCCGCGCACTTCGACGAGCCGGAGCTGGCGCAGCTGATCGCCGCGATCACGGTGATCAACGCCTGGAACCGCTTCGGGGTGACCTGCCGGCTGACGCCGGGGCACTACACGCCCGGCCAGTACGCGTGA
- a CDS encoding quaternary amine ABC transporter ATP-binding protein, which translates to MSTTTSAGTPPGTDESAAPVFSVDGLWKVFGPKADRVPADPDLAALSPAELRSRTGCTAAVADVSFDVRKGEVFVVMGLSGSGKSTLVRCLTRLIEPTAGSIAIDGEDVRAMDKSRLRELRRHRAAMVFQHFGLLPHRTVLDNVAYGLEVQGVGRAERRERAAAIVAKVGLEGLEQRRPGQLSGGQRQRVGLARALAVDPEVLLFDEPFSALDPLIRRDMQEEVVRLHREEGRTMVFITHDLQEALKLGDRIALMRDGRVVQLGTPEEIVGSPADDYVREFVRDVPREQVLTVRTAMRPASSSDEAGTGPAIRPEATVSEAIEAVARAGSPARVMSDGRCLGVVDAESLLSVVAGTTTAAAAAEPAAADRADAPDAAAGSRAAGAVPVPQGAAPAKRREPTTPPSATPEEPA; encoded by the coding sequence ATGAGTACCACCACCAGCGCCGGCACGCCGCCGGGTACGGACGAGAGCGCGGCTCCCGTCTTCTCCGTGGACGGCCTGTGGAAGGTCTTCGGCCCCAAGGCCGACCGCGTCCCCGCCGACCCCGATCTGGCCGCCCTGAGCCCGGCCGAGCTGCGCTCGCGCACCGGCTGCACGGCCGCCGTGGCCGACGTCTCCTTCGACGTCCGCAAGGGCGAGGTCTTCGTCGTCATGGGCCTGTCCGGCTCCGGCAAGTCCACCCTCGTACGCTGCCTGACCCGGCTCATCGAGCCGACCGCCGGCTCCATCGCCATCGACGGCGAGGACGTCCGCGCCATGGACAAGTCCCGGCTGCGCGAACTGCGCCGCCACCGCGCCGCGATGGTCTTCCAGCACTTCGGCCTGCTGCCGCACCGCACGGTCCTCGACAACGTGGCCTACGGCCTGGAGGTCCAGGGCGTCGGCCGCGCCGAGCGCCGCGAGCGCGCCGCCGCCATCGTCGCCAAGGTGGGCCTGGAGGGCCTGGAACAGCGCCGCCCCGGCCAGCTCTCCGGCGGACAGCGCCAGCGCGTCGGCCTCGCCCGCGCCCTCGCCGTCGACCCCGAGGTGCTGCTCTTCGACGAGCCGTTCAGCGCCCTCGACCCGCTGATCCGGCGGGACATGCAGGAGGAGGTCGTCCGGCTGCACCGCGAGGAGGGCCGCACGATGGTCTTCATCACCCACGACCTCCAGGAAGCCCTCAAGCTCGGCGACCGCATCGCCCTGATGCGCGACGGGCGCGTGGTCCAGCTCGGCACCCCGGAGGAGATCGTCGGCTCGCCCGCCGACGACTACGTCCGCGAGTTCGTCCGCGACGTCCCGCGCGAGCAGGTCCTCACCGTCCGTACGGCGATGCGCCCCGCCTCCTCGTCCGACGAGGCCGGCACCGGCCCCGCGATCCGCCCCGAGGCCACCGTCTCCGAGGCCATCGAGGCGGTCGCCCGCGCCGGCTCCCCGGCCCGAGTCATGTCCGACGGCCGCTGCCTGGGCGTGGTCGACGCGGAATCCCTGCTGTCGGTGGTGGCGGGCACGACGACCGCGGCCGCTGCGGCCGAGCCCGCCGCAGCGGACAGAGCCGACGCACCCGACGCGGCTGCGGGCAGTCGTGCCGCCGGGGCGGTACCCGTCCCACAGGGAGCGGCACCGGCCAAGCGCCGCGAGCCGACCACCCCGCCCTCCGCCACCCCGGAGGAGCCCGCGTAA
- a CDS encoding ABC transporter substrate-binding protein, translated as MRVRTTAAVASAAALTLLTGCGAADMTKQASPFANAQGAKTVTLSVQSWVGAQANVAVAQYLLEHELGYRVDTVQVDEVPAWDALSQGRVDAILEDWGHPEQEQRYVKDKKTIAPGGDLGVTGHIGWFVPTYFAKKHPDVTNWKNLNKYADLLRTAESGGKGQLMDGSPSYVTNDKALVKNLDLDYEVVFAGSEAAQITQIKQFAKEKKPFLSYWYTPQWLFEKVPMTEVKLPPYKEGCDADPEKVDCAYPVTPLQKYLNADFAKKGGKAADLLKRFKWTTEDQNQVSLMIAEQKMRPEEAAKKWVDGHESVWKEWLS; from the coding sequence ATGCGCGTACGTACCACCGCGGCCGTCGCCTCGGCCGCCGCGCTGACCCTGCTCACCGGCTGCGGCGCCGCCGACATGACCAAGCAGGCGTCCCCGTTCGCCAACGCCCAGGGCGCGAAGACCGTCACCCTGTCCGTGCAGTCCTGGGTCGGCGCCCAGGCCAACGTGGCCGTCGCCCAGTACCTGCTGGAGCACGAGCTGGGCTACCGCGTCGACACCGTCCAGGTCGACGAGGTCCCCGCCTGGGACGCGCTCAGCCAGGGCCGCGTCGACGCCATCCTGGAGGACTGGGGCCACCCCGAGCAGGAGCAGCGGTACGTCAAGGACAAGAAGACCATCGCCCCCGGCGGCGACCTCGGCGTCACCGGGCACATCGGCTGGTTCGTCCCGACGTACTTCGCGAAGAAGCACCCGGACGTCACCAACTGGAAGAACCTCAACAAGTACGCCGACCTGCTGCGCACCGCGGAGAGCGGCGGCAAGGGCCAGCTGATGGACGGCTCCCCGTCCTACGTCACCAACGACAAGGCCCTGGTGAAGAACCTGGACCTGGACTACGAGGTCGTCTTCGCGGGCTCCGAGGCCGCCCAGATCACCCAGATCAAGCAGTTCGCCAAGGAGAAGAAGCCCTTCCTCAGCTACTGGTACACGCCTCAGTGGCTGTTCGAGAAGGTCCCGATGACCGAGGTGAAGCTGCCCCCGTACAAGGAGGGCTGCGACGCCGACCCGGAGAAGGTCGACTGCGCCTACCCGGTCACCCCGCTCCAGAAGTACCTCAACGCCGACTTCGCGAAGAAGGGCGGCAAGGCGGCGGACCTCCTCAAGAGGTTCAAGTGGACGACCGAGGACCAGAACCAGGTCTCCCTGATGATCGCCGAGCAGAAGATGCGGCCCGAGGAGGCGGCGAAGAAGTGGGTGGACGGCCACGAGTCCGTCTGGAAGGAGTGGCTGTCCTGA
- a CDS encoding ABC transporter permease: MATITAQAQRAAPPGFLTHPAVRKLLTLAVLAAILVPLAVTQWGGATWPSALTVDVSEPLGKASDWIIDNRDSHPLFLYFFGHVSNVVVLAVRAVYLALLAVGWAGVTAIGALVAWRVAGVKLALGTAAAFLACGLLGMWVPTMQTLALMVVAVLASVVVGALLGLAAGLSDRMDRVLRPVLDTMQVLPAFAYLLPVVLVFGIGVPAAVLATVVYAAPPMARLTSLGLRGADREVLEAVESLGTTARQRLLTARVPLARKELLLGVNQTIMMALSMAVIASVIGAGGLGDRVYQALASVDVGAALAAGIPIVLLAVVLDRVTCAAGEERLGEPGRSPLTWLYALAVAAAVAIAGRVAGFLEWPDGWEVNIAEPVNRAVDWMTAHLYSGVPVVGGTADWAAHFTSWVLNPVRDGLQWLPWWSVLLVVAALAWLIGTWRTALTAVLAMAAIGVLGVWNPSLDTLSQVLAAVAVTLVLGFATGIAAARSERFERLLRPVLDVFQTMPQFVYLIPVVALFGVGRAPAVAAAVVYALPAVVRITAQGLRQVDPAALEAARSLGATSGQQLRQVQLPLARRSLLLAVNQGVVLVLAVVIIGGLVGGGALGYQVVFGLAQGDLASGLVAGAAIVCLGLMLDRVTQPTERRARKGA, translated from the coding sequence ATGGCAACGATCACCGCACAGGCCCAAAGGGCCGCCCCGCCGGGCTTCCTCACCCACCCCGCCGTCCGCAAGCTCCTCACCCTCGCGGTGCTCGCCGCGATCCTCGTCCCCCTGGCCGTCACCCAGTGGGGCGGAGCCACCTGGCCGAGCGCGCTGACCGTCGACGTCTCCGAGCCGCTCGGCAAGGCCAGCGACTGGATCATCGACAACCGCGACAGCCACCCCCTGTTCCTCTACTTCTTCGGCCACGTCAGCAACGTCGTCGTCCTCGCCGTACGTGCCGTGTACCTCGCCCTCCTCGCCGTCGGCTGGGCCGGGGTCACCGCGATCGGCGCCCTGGTCGCCTGGCGTGTGGCCGGCGTGAAGCTGGCGCTCGGCACCGCCGCCGCGTTCCTGGCCTGCGGCCTGCTCGGCATGTGGGTGCCGACCATGCAGACCCTCGCCCTGATGGTCGTCGCCGTCCTCGCGTCGGTCGTCGTGGGCGCCCTGCTGGGCCTCGCCGCCGGCCTGTCCGACCGGATGGACCGCGTGCTGCGCCCGGTGCTCGACACCATGCAGGTGCTGCCCGCCTTCGCCTACCTCCTCCCCGTCGTCCTGGTCTTCGGCATCGGCGTCCCCGCCGCCGTCCTGGCCACCGTCGTCTACGCCGCTCCGCCCATGGCCCGGCTCACCTCGCTGGGCCTGCGCGGCGCCGACAGGGAGGTCCTGGAGGCCGTCGAGTCCCTCGGCACCACCGCCCGCCAGCGGCTGCTGACCGCCCGCGTCCCGCTGGCCCGCAAGGAACTCCTGCTCGGCGTCAACCAGACGATCATGATGGCGCTCTCCATGGCCGTCATCGCCTCCGTCATCGGCGCCGGCGGCCTCGGTGACCGCGTCTACCAGGCGCTCGCCTCGGTCGACGTCGGCGCCGCCCTCGCGGCCGGCATCCCGATCGTGCTGCTCGCCGTCGTCCTGGACCGGGTGACCTGCGCGGCGGGGGAGGAGCGGCTCGGGGAGCCCGGCAGGTCGCCGCTGACCTGGCTGTACGCCCTGGCCGTCGCCGCGGCCGTCGCCATCGCCGGACGCGTCGCCGGCTTCCTGGAGTGGCCCGACGGCTGGGAGGTGAACATCGCCGAGCCCGTCAACCGGGCCGTCGACTGGATGACCGCCCACCTGTACTCCGGCGTGCCCGTCGTCGGCGGTACCGCCGACTGGGCCGCGCACTTCACCAGCTGGGTCCTCAACCCGGTCCGGGACGGCCTGCAGTGGCTGCCGTGGTGGTCGGTGCTCCTCGTCGTGGCCGCCCTCGCGTGGCTGATCGGCACCTGGCGCACCGCGCTCACCGCCGTCCTCGCCATGGCCGCGATCGGTGTGCTCGGCGTGTGGAACCCGTCCCTGGACACGCTCTCGCAGGTGCTCGCGGCCGTCGCCGTGACCCTCGTCCTCGGCTTCGCGACGGGTATCGCCGCCGCCCGCAGCGAGCGGTTCGAACGCCTGCTGCGGCCGGTCCTGGACGTCTTCCAGACCATGCCGCAGTTCGTGTACCTGATCCCCGTCGTCGCCCTGTTCGGCGTGGGACGGGCGCCCGCGGTGGCCGCCGCGGTCGTCTACGCCCTTCCGGCCGTCGTCCGCATCACCGCCCAGGGCCTGCGCCAGGTCGACCCGGCCGCCCTGGAGGCGGCCCGCTCGCTCGGTGCCACCAGCGGACAGCAGCTGCGCCAGGTCCAGCTCCCGCTGGCCCGCCGGTCGCTGCTGCTCGCCGTCAACCAGGGCGTCGTCCTGGTCCTCGCCGTCGTCATCATCGGCGGCCTGGTCGGCGGTGGCGCGCTCGGCTACCAGGTCGTCTTCGGCCTGGCCCAGGGCGACCTGGCGAGCGGTCTGGTGGCCGGCGCGGCCATCGTCTGCCTCGGCCTGATGCTCGACCGGGTCACCCAGCCCACCGAACGCCGCGCGAGAAAGGGAGCCTGA
- the pdxR gene encoding MocR-like pyridoxine biosynthesis transcription factor PdxR → MAKSWATFGVDLHLDRSGPGLRRSLTEALREAVRGGRLAPGTRLPSSRSLAADLGVARNTVAEVYADLIAEGWLAARQGSGTRVADRTPAAPAHRPAPHPREPGRPAYDLVPGTPELASFPRAQWLRAARRALSAAPDQALGYGDPRGRVELRTALAGYLSRARGVHADPDRIVVCAGFLGGLGVLAELLRRRAGNAVAVESYGLPHHRRLLRRAGCDTPPLPFGDRGTLPPDDAAAAGAVLLTPSHQFPLGLPLLPERRTALIDWARRTGGLVLEDDYDGEFRYDRQPVGALQGLDPDRVVYLGTASKSLAPGLRLGWLVLPPALVEEVMDGMAGRTPGVLDQLTLAEFLGSGDYDRHVRSARLRYRRRRDALVAALAERAPGVRVTGIAAGLHAVLELPPGTEKQTVRAAAWHGLAVHGLSMFRHPDADVPPLDALVVGYGTPPDHAWAGALDALCRALP, encoded by the coding sequence ATGGCGAAATCTTGGGCCACTTTCGGCGTCGACCTGCATCTGGACCGCTCCGGCCCCGGCCTGCGCCGGAGCCTCACCGAGGCGCTGCGCGAGGCCGTCCGCGGCGGCCGGCTGGCCCCCGGCACCCGGCTGCCCTCCTCCCGCTCGCTCGCCGCCGACCTGGGCGTGGCCCGCAACACGGTCGCCGAGGTCTACGCCGACCTGATCGCCGAGGGCTGGCTCGCCGCCCGGCAGGGCTCCGGCACCCGGGTCGCCGACCGCACGCCTGCCGCCCCCGCACACCGCCCGGCACCCCACCCGCGCGAGCCGGGCCGCCCCGCCTACGACCTCGTCCCCGGCACGCCCGAACTCGCCTCCTTCCCCCGCGCCCAGTGGCTCAGGGCCGCCCGCCGCGCCCTGTCCGCCGCCCCCGACCAGGCCCTCGGCTACGGCGACCCACGCGGCCGCGTGGAACTGCGCACGGCGCTCGCCGGATACCTGTCCCGCGCGCGGGGCGTGCACGCCGACCCCGACCGGATCGTGGTGTGCGCCGGCTTCCTCGGCGGCCTCGGCGTCCTCGCCGAACTGCTGCGCCGCCGGGCCGGGAACGCCGTCGCCGTCGAGTCCTACGGCCTGCCCCACCACCGCCGGCTGCTCCGGCGAGCGGGCTGTGACACGCCCCCGCTGCCCTTCGGCGACCGCGGCACCCTCCCGCCCGACGACGCGGCCGCCGCGGGCGCGGTCCTGCTGACCCCCTCCCACCAGTTCCCCCTCGGCCTTCCGCTGCTCCCCGAGCGCCGGACGGCGCTGATCGACTGGGCCCGCCGCACCGGCGGACTGGTCCTGGAGGACGACTACGACGGGGAGTTCCGCTACGACCGCCAGCCCGTCGGCGCCCTCCAGGGCCTCGACCCCGACCGCGTCGTCTACCTCGGCACCGCCAGCAAGTCCCTCGCCCCCGGCCTGCGCCTGGGCTGGCTGGTGCTGCCGCCCGCGCTCGTCGAGGAGGTCATGGACGGCATGGCGGGCCGCACCCCGGGCGTCCTCGACCAGCTGACCCTCGCCGAGTTCCTGGGCTCCGGCGACTACGACCGCCACGTCCGCTCCGCCCGCCTGCGCTACCGGCGCCGCCGCGACGCCCTGGTCGCCGCCCTCGCCGAACGGGCGCCCGGTGTCCGCGTCACCGGCATCGCCGCCGGACTCCACGCCGTCCTCGAACTGCCGCCCGGCACCGAGAAGCAGACCGTCCGCGCCGCCGCCTGGCACGGACTCGCGGTCCACGGCCTCTCCATGTTCCGGCACCCCGACGCCGACGTCCCCCCGCTGGACGCCCTCGTCGTCGGCTACGGCACCCCGCCCGACCACGCCTGGGCGGGGGCCCTGGACGCCCTGTGCCGGGCGCTGCCGTAA
- a CDS encoding carboxymuconolactone decarboxylase family protein yields MTARTTRLDAGVRSALQGMGAAAKRGLGDAGLAELVQIRASQLNHCAFCLDMHLGLAREHGVSERQLDLLAAWEEAGEVFDARERAALALTEAVTVLTGGFVPDAVYEEAARHFDADGLAHLLGLIAAINSWNRLMVARRIPAGSTRW; encoded by the coding sequence GTGACGGCCCGTACGACCCGTCTGGACGCCGGCGTCCGTTCGGCGCTCCAGGGGATGGGCGCGGCCGCCAAGCGGGGCCTCGGTGACGCCGGACTCGCCGAGCTGGTGCAGATCCGCGCCTCGCAGCTCAACCACTGCGCCTTCTGCCTCGACATGCATCTGGGCCTCGCCCGCGAGCACGGGGTGAGTGAGCGGCAGCTGGATCTGCTCGCCGCGTGGGAGGAGGCCGGTGAGGTCTTCGACGCGCGGGAGCGGGCCGCGCTGGCGCTGACCGAGGCGGTGACGGTGCTGACCGGGGGCTTCGTGCCGGACGCGGTGTACGAGGAGGCCGCGCGGCACTTCGACGCCGACGGGCTGGCGCACCTGCTCGGGCTGATCGCGGCGATCAACAGCTGGAACCGGCTCATGGTCGCGCGGCGGATTCCGGCGGGGAGCACGCGGTGGTGA
- a CDS encoding GMC family oxidoreductase, whose protein sequence is MPDTTHVYDYVVIGGGTAGSVIASRLTENPDVTVAVIEGGPSDVGRDDVLTLRRWMGLLGGELDYDYPTTEQPRGNSHIRHSRARVLGGCSSHNTLIAFKPLPSDWDEWEAAGAKGWGAVQMEAYYARLKNNIVPVDEKDRNAIARDFVDSAQKALEVPRIDGFNEKPFTEGAGFFDLAYHPENNKRSSASVAYLHPVMDERPNLTLMLETWAHRLQLDGTRAEGVHVRTKDGEEILVKARGEVVLCAGAVDSPRLLLHSGIGPRQDLEALGIPVALDLPGVGENLLDHPESVIVWETDGPIPDNSAMDSDAGLFVRRDPEHAGPDLMFHFYQIPFTDNPERLGYERPEFGVSMTPNIPKPKSRGRLHLTSADPSVKPALDFRYFTDEDDYDGRTLVDGIRIAREIAKTQPLAGWLKREVCPGPDVTGDEELSEYARKVAHTVYHPAGTCRMGAATDEQAVVDPELRIRGLEGIRIADASVFPTMPAVNPMIGVLMVGERAVELIGGDAR, encoded by the coding sequence ATGCCAGATACCACTCACGTCTACGACTACGTCGTCATCGGCGGTGGCACGGCGGGATCGGTGATCGCCTCACGGCTCACCGAGAACCCGGACGTCACCGTCGCCGTCATCGAGGGCGGCCCCAGCGACGTCGGCCGCGACGACGTACTCACCCTGCGCCGCTGGATGGGCCTGCTCGGCGGCGAACTGGACTACGACTACCCCACCACCGAGCAGCCGCGCGGCAACTCGCACATCCGGCACAGCCGCGCCCGCGTGCTCGGCGGCTGCTCCTCGCACAACACCCTCATCGCCTTCAAGCCGCTGCCGTCCGACTGGGACGAGTGGGAGGCCGCGGGCGCCAAGGGCTGGGGCGCGGTGCAGATGGAGGCCTACTACGCGCGGCTGAAGAACAACATCGTCCCCGTCGACGAGAAGGACCGGAACGCCATCGCCCGGGACTTCGTCGACTCCGCGCAGAAGGCGCTCGAGGTCCCCCGGATCGACGGCTTCAACGAGAAGCCGTTCACCGAGGGCGCCGGCTTCTTCGACCTCGCCTACCACCCCGAGAACAACAAGCGGTCGTCCGCCTCGGTGGCGTACCTGCACCCGGTGATGGACGAGCGCCCCAACCTCACCCTCATGCTGGAGACCTGGGCCCACAGGCTCCAGCTCGACGGCACCCGCGCCGAGGGCGTCCACGTCCGCACCAAGGACGGCGAGGAGATCCTGGTCAAGGCCCGGGGCGAGGTCGTGCTGTGCGCCGGGGCGGTCGACTCGCCGCGCCTGCTGCTGCACTCCGGCATAGGCCCCCGCCAGGACCTCGAAGCGCTCGGCATACCCGTGGCGCTCGATTTGCCCGGCGTCGGCGAGAACCTGCTCGACCACCCCGAATCGGTGATCGTGTGGGAGACCGACGGCCCCATCCCGGACAACTCCGCGATGGACTCCGACGCCGGTCTCTTCGTGCGCCGCGACCCCGAACACGCGGGCCCCGACCTGATGTTCCACTTCTACCAGATACCGTTCACGGACAACCCGGAGCGCCTCGGCTACGAACGCCCGGAGTTCGGCGTCTCGATGACCCCGAACATCCCCAAGCCGAAGTCCCGCGGCCGCCTCCACCTCACCAGCGCCGACCCGTCCGTGAAGCCCGCCCTGGACTTCCGCTACTTCACCGACGAGGACGACTACGACGGCCGCACCCTCGTCGACGGCATCAGGATCGCCCGCGAGATCGCGAAGACGCAGCCGCTGGCCGGCTGGCTCAAGCGCGAGGTCTGCCCCGGCCCGGACGTCACCGGTGACGAGGAGCTGAGCGAGTACGCCCGCAAGGTCGCCCACACCGTCTACCACCCGGCGGGCACCTGCCGGATGGGCGCCGCCACCGACGAACAGGCCGTCGTCGACCCCGAGCTGCGCATCCGCGGCCTGGAGGGCATCCGCATCGCCGACGCCTCCGTCTTCCCGACCATGCCCGCCGTGAACCCGATGATCGGCGTTCTCATGGTCGGCGAGCGCGCCGTCGAGCTGATCGGTGGTGACGCCCGATGA
- a CDS encoding glutathionylspermidine synthase family protein, with amino-acid sequence MERRTITPRTGWQETVEEQGLIYPLTRYPDGSLRPYWDESAHYVFSLPEVEALEEVVEELHRMCLAAAEHIVTHDRFADLGITDPRIVRAVTEAWHRRAELPSVYARFDLRYDGTGPAKLLEYNADTPTSLVEAASPQWFWMEECFPGADQWNSLHERLVDAWKKQAALLPPGNPLYFAHSSDDELGEDLMTVAYLKETAEQAGLETDWISMEEIGWDRLSGRFVDNKLRFIRSLFKLYPWEWLTTDRFAGHVLDTLDNGGGTGTTLWIEPAWKMLLSNKALLAILWELYPDHPNLLPAYLDGPRELSRTTGWVAKPLLGREGAGVTIHEPGTAPASRDEPCCYQALAPLPDFDGNRVVLGAWVVENESAGLGIRESSGLVTDEYARFLPHVIL; translated from the coding sequence GTGGAACGCCGCACCATCACCCCGCGCACCGGCTGGCAGGAGACCGTCGAGGAACAGGGCCTGATCTACCCCCTGACCCGCTACCCCGACGGCTCCCTGCGCCCCTACTGGGACGAGAGCGCCCACTACGTCTTCTCCCTGCCGGAGGTCGAGGCGCTGGAGGAGGTCGTCGAGGAACTCCACCGCATGTGCCTGGCCGCCGCCGAGCACATCGTCACCCACGACCGCTTCGCCGACCTGGGCATCACCGACCCCCGTATCGTCCGGGCGGTCACCGAGGCCTGGCACCGCCGCGCCGAACTCCCCTCCGTCTACGCCCGCTTCGACCTGCGCTACGACGGCACCGGGCCCGCCAAGCTCCTGGAGTACAACGCGGACACCCCGACCTCCCTGGTCGAGGCCGCGTCCCCGCAGTGGTTCTGGATGGAGGAGTGCTTCCCCGGCGCCGACCAGTGGAACAGCCTGCACGAGCGCCTGGTCGACGCCTGGAAGAAGCAGGCCGCGCTGCTCCCGCCCGGCAACCCCCTGTACTTCGCGCACTCCTCGGACGACGAACTCGGCGAGGACCTGATGACGGTCGCCTACCTCAAGGAGACCGCCGAACAGGCCGGCCTGGAGACCGACTGGATCTCCATGGAGGAGATCGGCTGGGACCGCCTCTCCGGCCGCTTCGTCGACAACAAGCTGCGCTTCATCCGCAGCCTCTTCAAGCTCTACCCCTGGGAGTGGCTCACCACCGACCGCTTCGCCGGCCACGTCCTGGACACCCTCGACAACGGCGGCGGCACGGGCACCACCCTGTGGATCGAGCCCGCCTGGAAGATGCTGCTCAGCAACAAGGCCCTGCTGGCCATCCTCTGGGAGCTGTACCCGGACCACCCCAACCTCCTGCCGGCCTACCTGGACGGCCCCCGCGAGCTGTCCCGCACCACCGGCTGGGTCGCCAAGCCCCTGCTGGGCCGCGAGGGCGCGGGCGTCACGATCCACGAACCGGGCACCGCCCCCGCCTCCCGCGACGAGCCGTGCTGCTACCAGGCACTGGCCCCCCTCCCCGACTTCGACGGCAACCGCGTCGTCCTGGGCGCCTGGGTGGTGGAGAACGAGTCGGCGGGCCTGGGCATACGGGAGTCGTCAGGACTCGTGACCGACGAGTACGCCAGGTTCCTGCCCCACGTGATCCTTTGA
- a CDS encoding glycine hydroxymethyltransferase — MSADLTPESVAYRAALQAIRAVEPRVADAIGQEVADQREMLKLIASENYASPATLLAMGNWFSDKYAEGTIGRRFYAGCRNVDTVESLAAEHARELFGARHAYVQPHSGIDANLVAFWAVLGARVEVPFLEKTGARQVNDLTDADWAELRQAFGNQRMLGMSLDAGGHLTHGFRPNISGKMFDQRSYGTDPASGLIDYEALRASAREFKPLIIVAGYSAYPRLVNFRIMREIADEVGATLMVDMAHFAGLVAGKVLTGDFDPVPHAQIVTTTTHKSLRGPRGGMVLCDDSLKDQVDRGCPMVLGGPLPHVMAAKAVALAEARQPAFQDYAQRIVDNARALAEGLMRRGATLVTGGTDNHLNLIDVASSYGLTGRQAEAALLDSGIVTNRNAIPSDPNGAWYTSGIRIGTPALTTRGLGTAEMDEVAGLIDRVLTTTEQGTTKSGAPSKASHVLDEKVAEEIAQRATDLVAGFPLYPEIDLG, encoded by the coding sequence GTGTCCGCAGACCTCACCCCCGAGTCCGTCGCCTACCGCGCCGCGCTGCAAGCGATCCGCGCCGTCGAGCCCCGCGTCGCCGACGCCATCGGCCAGGAGGTCGCCGACCAGCGCGAGATGCTCAAGCTGATCGCCTCGGAGAACTACGCCTCCCCGGCCACCCTCCTCGCGATGGGCAACTGGTTCAGCGACAAGTACGCCGAGGGCACCATCGGCCGCCGCTTCTACGCCGGCTGCCGCAACGTCGACACCGTCGAGTCCCTCGCCGCCGAGCACGCCCGCGAACTCTTCGGCGCCCGGCACGCCTACGTCCAGCCGCACTCCGGCATCGACGCCAACCTGGTCGCCTTCTGGGCCGTCCTCGGCGCCCGCGTCGAGGTGCCCTTCCTGGAGAAGACGGGCGCCCGCCAGGTCAACGACCTGACCGACGCGGACTGGGCCGAGCTGCGCCAGGCCTTCGGCAACCAGCGGATGCTCGGCATGTCCCTGGACGCCGGCGGCCACCTCACCCACGGCTTCCGTCCCAACATCTCCGGCAAGATGTTCGACCAGCGCTCCTACGGCACCGACCCGGCCAGCGGCCTCATCGACTACGAGGCCCTGCGCGCCTCCGCCCGCGAGTTCAAGCCGCTGATCATCGTCGCGGGCTACTCGGCGTACCCCCGTCTGGTGAACTTCCGGATCATGCGCGAGATCGCCGACGAGGTCGGCGCGACCCTCATGGTCGACATGGCGCACTTCGCCGGCCTCGTCGCGGGCAAGGTCCTCACCGGCGACTTCGACCCGGTCCCGCACGCCCAGATCGTGACGACGACCACCCACAAGTCGCTGCGCGGCCCGCGCGGCGGCATGGTCCTGTGCGACGACTCCCTCAAGGACCAGGTCGACCGCGGCTGCCCGATGGTGCTCGGCGGCCCGCTCCCGCACGTCATGGCCGCCAAGGCCGTCGCCCTCGCCGAGGCCAGGCAGCCCGCGTTCCAGGACTACGCCCAGCGCATCGTCGACAACGCCCGCGCCCTCGCCGAGGGCCTGATGCGGCGCGGCGCCACCCTGGTCACCGGCGGCACGGACAACCACCTCAACCTGATCGACGTGGCGTCCTCCTACGGCCTCACCGGCCGCCAGGCCGAGGCCGCCCTCCTCGACTCCGGCATCGTCACCAACCGCAACGCCATCCCGTCCGACCCGAACGGCGCCTGGTACACGTCCGGCATCCGCATCGGCACCCCGGCCCTCACCACCCGCGGCCTGGGCACGGCGGAGATGGACGAGGTCGCGGGCCTGATCGACCGCGTCCTGACGACCACGGAACAGGGCACGACGAAGTCGGGCGCCCCGTCGAAGGCGTCCCACGTCCTGGACGAGAAGGTGGCGGAGGAGATCGCCCAGCGGGCGACGGACCTGGTGGCGGGCTTCCCCCTGTACCCGGAGATCGACCTGGGCTGA